In Alphaproteobacteria bacterium US3C007, one genomic interval encodes:
- a CDS encoding DMT family transporter: MPEPCGGNLLNASLEVKAKLACLYAGAVWGLFWIPLRALEDAGIHGLWITVVYFLIPTICITPVTLKRWKHVKKGGLSLQLTAMLSGGALLLYSTSIVYTDVVRAMLLFYLTPIWATILARIFLNDAISPSRILAMAMAILGMLTIFGLGARFPIPQNIGDWLGIASGVLWAIATVRLRMSESHSAIELTAGFFQWSLIFSASAAFLLAPAYIPKVEQALPALPLLLIFMALLVLPGTYASLWGPKYLSPGIVGLLFMTEIVVGAISVALLAGEPFGIRELTGVLLIAGASMLEPLLALRRPRRNLHPID; encoded by the coding sequence TTGCCTGAGCCTTGCGGAGGCAACCTGTTGAACGCATCCCTTGAAGTCAAAGCGAAACTTGCCTGCCTTTATGCAGGCGCTGTGTGGGGATTATTCTGGATTCCCCTAAGGGCTCTCGAAGACGCAGGGATTCACGGTCTTTGGATCACCGTTGTTTATTTTCTTATACCGACAATCTGCATTACTCCCGTTACCCTAAAGCGATGGAAGCATGTCAAAAAGGGTGGGCTTTCATTGCAACTAACCGCAATGTTATCGGGCGGAGCATTGCTGCTTTACTCAACGTCAATCGTATACACGGATGTGGTGCGGGCCATGCTGCTGTTTTATCTCACGCCGATATGGGCGACGATATTGGCACGGATCTTTCTAAACGATGCGATCAGCCCAAGCCGCATACTTGCTATGGCGATGGCCATTCTAGGCATGTTGACCATTTTTGGCCTGGGCGCGCGGTTTCCCATCCCGCAAAATATAGGGGATTGGCTTGGTATTGCCTCGGGGGTTCTTTGGGCGATAGCGACGGTGCGCCTGCGCATGTCTGAAAGCCATTCAGCCATCGAGTTGACGGCCGGTTTTTTTCAGTGGTCGCTGATCTTTTCGGCAAGCGCTGCCTTTTTACTGGCCCCCGCTTATATACCAAAAGTTGAGCAGGCTTTACCGGCGCTGCCATTGCTACTGATTTTCATGGCTCTTCTGGTTTTGCCCGGCACCTATGCCTCGCTTTGGGGGCCAAAATATCTAAGCCCAGGTATCGTTGGCCTATTATTCATGACCGAAATCGTCGTTGGGGCAATTTCGGTAGCGCTTTTAGCTGGCGAACCCTTTGGTATCCGTGAACTTACGGGCGTTTTGCTTATCGCCGGGGCGAGCATGCTGGAACCACTTTTGGCGCTCCGTCGCCCGCGTCGAAATCTCCATCCCATTGATTAA
- a CDS encoding mandelate racemase/muconate lactonizing enzyme family protein, with product MQLNSALASVKIPTGLNFGPVALLRLETWITAPEMGGDEWGHVKPCLFVRLTTKDGIYGWGEAFVLPYRKKAVAEIIHALGRSANKLKSISPWAFLDLAKQAAAHHLRLKFSAASSALKMALWDISGKLLNAPLCDLLGGDHNRAIPIHGNIRSATQWGVASFETRATDLVAQEYRAIRIHPMLNHAAQDAAIGDDIALLVDLDAQGNADAAIQIAQAIKPAHAYWFEEPIDGNDSQALAQIRKDTGLRGVTGEKHCGLAHFRAVLAAGAADILNPDIAAVGGILDLLELVELAKQQGVQISPHCSSSMTVAAAAMLHVCASIPNAELAEIYPAYIPYGEKFALKAFHLEGEYAHLSYKPGIGVDLNVSALHTLSEHHQSTCLSLAEATC from the coding sequence GTGCAACTCAACTCGGCTTTAGCATCTGTAAAAATTCCGACCGGACTAAATTTCGGCCCGGTTGCCTTGTTGCGTTTGGAAACTTGGATTACCGCTCCCGAAATGGGGGGCGATGAATGGGGGCACGTAAAACCATGCTTATTCGTTCGCCTCACCACGAAAGACGGAATATATGGCTGGGGTGAAGCTTTTGTGCTGCCCTATCGTAAAAAAGCGGTTGCAGAAATCATTCATGCACTGGGTCGATCGGCAAACAAACTAAAATCTATTTCACCTTGGGCATTTCTTGATCTGGCAAAGCAGGCTGCCGCGCACCATCTGCGCTTGAAGTTTAGCGCCGCGAGTAGCGCGTTAAAAATGGCCTTATGGGATATATCAGGCAAACTTTTGAACGCACCGCTCTGCGACTTATTGGGCGGCGATCACAACCGCGCCATTCCGATTCATGGAAATATCCGGAGCGCCACGCAATGGGGTGTCGCTTCGTTTGAAACACGCGCAACGGATCTTGTTGCTCAAGAGTATAGGGCGATCAGAATCCACCCCATGCTGAACCACGCGGCGCAGGACGCCGCGATCGGCGATGACATTGCGCTTCTGGTTGATTTGGATGCTCAAGGCAATGCCGACGCCGCGATACAGATCGCACAGGCAATCAAACCCGCGCATGCCTATTGGTTTGAAGAACCCATCGACGGAAACGACAGTCAGGCCCTTGCTCAGATCCGCAAAGACACGGGGCTGCGCGGTGTGACGGGTGAAAAACATTGCGGTTTGGCACATTTTCGTGCCGTACTGGCTGCAGGTGCCGCCGATATTCTAAACCCTGACATAGCCGCAGTAGGGGGAATTTTGGACCTGCTTGAGCTTGTAGAACTGGCCAAGCAGCAAGGCGTTCAGATCTCGCCACATTGCTCGAGTTCTATGACTGTTGCGGCCGCGGCGATGCTCCATGTTTGCGCGTCAATCCCCAACGCTGAACTGGCCGAAATATATCCCGCATATATCCCATATGGCGAAAAATTTGCGCTTAAAGCGTTCCATCTGGAAGGAGAGTATGCCCATCTTTCATATAAGCCGGGGATTGGTGTTGACCTTAATGTATCGGCTCTGCACACTCTGAGTGAGCATCATCAATCCACTTGCCTGAGCCTTGCGGAGGCAACCTGTTGA
- a CDS encoding choline dehydrogenase gives MEFDYIIIGAGSAGCVLANHLSSDARNRVLLIEAGRDTGALSLKMPAAVLSNLTSTTHNWAFQGEPEPGLDGRVIQHDRGKTIGGSSSINGMVFIRGHALDYDGWQQAGCPGWGYADVLPYFKRMENYGGGGDAFRGAGGPLHVHRADPQDPITLAFIKAGQEAGYPITNDVSGYCQEGFGVSDRTVFKGERWSTARAYLDPVRKRSNLTILTRALVQKINFDGTKAVAVTYKTGAGILRSAHVRKEIILSAGAVGSPQILMLSGIGPVGHLRDMGLDVLSDLPGVGQNLNDHPDFVLKYKCKQPVSFWPKTKPLAKLGAGIQWMMTRGGIVASNLFEGLGCVRSGPGVDYPDLQIIISPIAVDDRTWAPLQEHAFQIHVGLMRAHSRGKIELRSSDPSDPPRILVNYLKDARDRDLMRKGIRLVRELVEQPAFSDLKGDEIFPGSDIHSDDELDQVLTSHTTTQWHLSCTARMGAATDKGAVVDARGRVHGVSGLRVVDASIMPFVTNGNTNAPTIMLAEKLSDDILGRAPLPRIDADLWQNAEFAPCP, from the coding sequence ATGGAATTCGATTACATCATTATAGGGGCAGGATCGGCTGGTTGTGTTTTGGCCAATCACCTCAGCAGTGATGCACGCAATCGGGTTTTGTTGATTGAGGCCGGCCGTGATACGGGCGCGCTTTCCCTCAAAATGCCGGCGGCCGTGTTGTCAAACCTGACCAGCACAACGCATAATTGGGCGTTTCAAGGTGAGCCTGAGCCCGGGTTGGATGGCCGCGTTATTCAACATGACCGCGGCAAAACAATTGGTGGGTCGTCATCGATTAATGGCATGGTCTTCATCCGCGGGCATGCGTTGGATTATGATGGGTGGCAGCAGGCCGGATGCCCCGGTTGGGGGTACGCAGATGTTCTGCCATATTTCAAACGCATGGAAAACTATGGCGGCGGCGGGGATGCGTTCCGCGGCGCAGGTGGTCCGCTTCACGTGCACCGCGCGGATCCTCAGGATCCAATCACGCTGGCCTTTATCAAAGCGGGCCAAGAGGCTGGATACCCCATAACAAACGATGTGAGCGGCTATTGTCAGGAAGGTTTCGGCGTCTCGGATCGCACCGTTTTTAAGGGCGAGCGCTGGAGCACCGCGAGGGCGTATCTTGATCCCGTGCGCAAGCGATCAAACCTGACCATACTGACGCGGGCGCTGGTGCAGAAAATTAATTTTGACGGTACCAAAGCCGTGGCAGTGACCTATAAAACCGGCGCTGGCATCTTGCGCAGCGCCCATGTTCGAAAAGAGATTATTCTGAGCGCGGGCGCCGTTGGGTCGCCGCAGATTCTCATGCTTTCAGGTATCGGTCCGGTTGGGCATCTTCGAGATATGGGGTTGGACGTTCTGAGTGATCTTCCAGGTGTTGGCCAAAACCTGAATGATCATCCTGATTTCGTGCTGAAGTATAAATGCAAGCAGCCCGTTTCGTTTTGGCCCAAGACAAAGCCGCTGGCCAAACTAGGGGCCGGGATTCAATGGATGATGACACGCGGCGGCATCGTCGCCTCTAACCTGTTTGAAGGTCTGGGCTGTGTCCGCTCGGGGCCGGGCGTGGACTATCCGGATTTGCAGATCATCATTTCGCCGATTGCGGTCGATGATAGAACATGGGCGCCGCTTCAAGAGCATGCCTTTCAAATTCATGTTGGGCTGATGCGGGCGCATAGCCGCGGCAAAATAGAGCTGCGCTCTTCCGATCCTAGCGATCCGCCGCGCATCTTGGTGAACTATCTCAAAGACGCGCGCGACCGAGATCTTATGCGCAAAGGTATCCGCTTGGTCCGAGAGCTTGTTGAGCAACCTGCCTTTTCCGATCTTAAAGGGGATGAGATTTTTCCGGGCTCTGACATCCATTCAGACGATGAGCTCGATCAGGTTCTGACATCTCATACGACAACACAATGGCACCTGTCCTGCACGGCCCGGATGGGGGCAGCGACGGATAAGGGGGCCGTAGTGGATGCGCGCGGGCGGGTGCATGGTGTGTCTGGGCTGCGGGTGGTCGATGCCTCTATCATGCCGTTTGTAACCAACGGGAATACAAATGCGCCCACCATCATGCTGGCCGAAAAACTCAGCGATGATATTTTGGGTCGCGCGCCCTTGCCGCGGATTGATGCGGATCTGTGGCAAAATGCAGAGTTTGCGCCATGCCCATAA
- a CDS encoding aminomethyltransferase family protein: MNEHPALDPAHIFPTYIGGNELSPFHHCYANDQTVLRLAAGRFFAYHNGDPSELGYWALRKQAALFDVPERPVEISGPDAVAFLERIVARRIGDMKIDRGRYALICTHQGGIFMDGILFRLAETRFWFVHPDGDLEPWLLAHSHGFDVTFSDPKSRVLQLQGPNSFPIMQAASSGALTESLKYFHSGFFDFDGQQVYVSRTGWTGELGYELYTLGDQTDCPRLWDHLMQKGAPHGLVFSSMQAMNTRRIEAGILDSGSDFDISMTPYEAGLERFVDLSKKGFIGRDALKAAAPATRIFGLRCIAATPCSGDLILSGSAPVGMVTTGALSPYLKCGIGYARFDQPDEWSGKTLTLKSQQSDKVTCTIVDLPFYDPEKRLPRGLPLQGAGQI, translated from the coding sequence ATGAATGAGCATCCTGCTCTTGATCCTGCGCATATCTTCCCGACCTATATTGGGGGCAACGAATTATCGCCTTTTCATCATTGCTATGCCAATGATCAGACGGTGTTACGCCTAGCAGCGGGCCGTTTCTTTGCCTATCATAACGGCGATCCTTCAGAGTTGGGGTATTGGGCCCTGCGAAAACAGGCAGCGCTATTCGATGTGCCCGAACGCCCTGTCGAAATTTCTGGCCCCGATGCTGTTGCCTTTCTCGAGCGCATCGTCGCCAGACGGATCGGCGATATGAAAATTGATCGCGGGCGCTATGCGTTGATTTGCACCCATCAAGGTGGTATTTTTATGGATGGCATCTTGTTTCGACTGGCGGAGACCCGCTTTTGGTTTGTGCATCCTGATGGTGATCTAGAGCCATGGCTTTTGGCCCATAGCCATGGCTTTGATGTCACGTTTAGCGATCCTAAGTCGCGGGTATTGCAGCTGCAGGGGCCAAACTCATTTCCTATTATGCAGGCTGCATCTTCGGGCGCGCTCACCGAAAGCTTGAAATATTTTCATTCTGGCTTTTTTGATTTTGACGGTCAGCAAGTCTATGTTTCGCGCACGGGGTGGACCGGAGAATTGGGGTATGAACTCTACACCCTTGGCGATCAAACAGATTGTCCGCGCTTGTGGGATCACTTGATGCAAAAAGGAGCCCCTCATGGTCTGGTTTTCAGTTCCATGCAGGCGATGAATACACGCCGGATCGAGGCTGGCATTTTAGATAGCGGCAGCGATTTTGACATCTCTATGACCCCTTATGAGGCAGGGTTGGAGCGGTTTGTTGATCTCAGTAAAAAAGGTTTTATAGGCCGCGATGCCTTAAAGGCGGCCGCTCCTGCAACCCGAATTTTTGGATTGCGCTGCATTGCGGCCACCCCATGCTCCGGCGATTTAATCCTTAGCGGCAGTGCGCCCGTTGGGATGGTCACAACTGGTGCGCTTTCACCCTATTTGAAGTGCGGAATAGGGTATGCCCGGTTTGATCAGCCCGATGAGTGGTCTGGCAAAACGCTAACCTTAAAATCGCAGCAATCTGACAAGGTCACTTGCACGATCGTTGATCTCCCGTTTTATGATCCAGAAAAACGCTTGCCTCGCGGCTTGCCATTGCAAGGCGCGGGGCAGATTTAA
- a CDS encoding alpha/beta hydrolase, with protein sequence MLKGHLSAEAQRFLCNEEPAPSGRSETTLADLRSATKAYITPAVRQVLATTKVTTRHIIINDVECLEVRPPKTTVSWPILYGFGGGFIQGSAYEDLTIAAPLCAMTGAALIIPSYRLAPEHPWPAAIDDGFSVYQALCERPFACVGESAGGNLVLAAMLRAKRAGFPLPRAVALLSPWCDLDMSSDSQMFNDGRDPSLKIQESKTAARLYAGDHDITNPDISPINGSYDSAFPPCLITTGTRDLLLSLSVRLSRCLRESGVEVDLQVWEGLWHVFEWHHRIPEAQQSMRNIAAFLKGHLTP encoded by the coding sequence ATGCTCAAGGGACATCTCAGCGCGGAAGCTCAGCGCTTTCTTTGCAACGAGGAACCCGCGCCGTCGGGGCGCTCGGAGACGACATTGGCGGATCTGCGGTCCGCGACAAAAGCCTATATCACTCCGGCGGTTAGGCAGGTTTTGGCAACCACCAAAGTGACAACCCGCCATATCATCATCAACGATGTCGAGTGTTTAGAGGTAAGACCGCCTAAAACCACGGTATCTTGGCCGATACTTTATGGGTTCGGTGGAGGGTTCATCCAAGGCAGTGCATATGAGGACTTAACCATCGCAGCGCCCCTTTGCGCGATGACAGGTGCTGCGCTGATCATCCCAAGCTATCGGCTGGCCCCAGAACATCCTTGGCCCGCTGCCATTGATGATGGGTTTTCTGTTTATCAGGCGCTTTGCGAACGACCATTTGCATGTGTTGGCGAATCTGCTGGGGGCAATCTGGTGCTTGCTGCGATGTTACGCGCAAAAAGGGCAGGCTTTCCTTTGCCGCGCGCAGTGGCGCTTTTGTCGCCGTGGTGCGATCTTGATATGTCGAGTGACAGCCAGATGTTCAATGACGGGCGGGATCCTTCATTGAAGATACAAGAGTCTAAAACGGCTGCGCGGCTCTATGCTGGTGATCATGACATCACAAATCCCGATATTTCTCCAATCAACGGGTCTTATGATAGCGCGTTTCCGCCCTGCCTCATTACAACGGGCACGCGAGACTTGTTGCTGAGCTTGTCCGTGCGTCTTTCACGCTGCCTTCGAGAAAGCGGTGTAGAGGTTGATTTGCAGGTCTGGGAGGGGCTGTGGCATGTTTTTGAATGGCACCACCGCATCCCGGAGGCGCAGCAATCTATGCGCAACATTGCGGCTTTTTTGAAAGGGCATTTGACTCCATGA
- a CDS encoding malonyl-CoA synthase, whose protein sequence is MANPLYDGLFGRHAGKTTPFLHLLDGSTITHQHFLSRAAQIANVMLQLELKPGDRVAAQIEKSPEALALYAACAQAGLVFLPLNTAYTVDELAYFIDNSGASLIVCDGRNQAALAPLAGRLGAIIETLNADGSGSLNAKMQKMPILFPTVARSENDLAAFLYTSGTTGRSKGAMLTQKNLLSNALALVEAWQFTEDDVLLHALPIFHTHGLFVATNISLISGGSLIFLPKFDLDAIAKHMPKATTLMGVPTFYARFLDDPRFTAASTAHMRLFISGSAPLLAEIHSRFEARTGHRILERYGMTETNMNTSNPYEGDRRAGTVGLPLPGVEVRICDADGHALPQGEIGEVEVRGANVFQGYWQMPDKTAAELRETGFFITGDLGRIDEDGYLHIVGRNKDLIISGGYNIYPKEIELVLDDQIGVLESAVIGVPDPDFGETVLGVIVAESGQSPDLDAMMDAIRSALARFKHPRKLILLDELPRNTMGKVQKNILRGQYKDMFASS, encoded by the coding sequence GTGGCAAACCCGCTTTATGATGGTCTTTTTGGTCGACATGCCGGCAAAACAACCCCTTTTTTGCATCTTTTGGATGGGTCGACGATCACGCATCAGCATTTTCTGAGCCGTGCGGCCCAAATTGCCAATGTGATGCTCCAGCTTGAGCTAAAGCCGGGTGACCGAGTCGCAGCTCAAATTGAAAAATCCCCCGAGGCATTGGCCCTATATGCAGCATGTGCGCAAGCCGGTCTGGTTTTCCTGCCATTGAACACGGCCTACACAGTCGATGAGCTTGCCTACTTTATAGACAATAGTGGTGCCTCGTTGATCGTTTGCGACGGCCGCAACCAAGCAGCGCTGGCGCCTTTGGCTGGTAGGCTGGGGGCAATAATAGAAACGCTGAATGCGGATGGAAGCGGCTCGCTGAACGCCAAGATGCAAAAAATGCCCATTCTTTTTCCAACGGTGGCCCGTAGCGAGAACGACCTTGCGGCCTTTCTTTACACATCCGGCACCACAGGGCGATCGAAAGGTGCCATGTTGACGCAGAAAAACCTGTTATCAAACGCATTGGCGCTGGTGGAAGCTTGGCAGTTTACGGAAGATGACGTCTTGCTTCACGCCCTTCCTATTTTTCACACGCATGGTCTTTTCGTGGCAACCAACATTTCGTTAATTTCGGGTGGCAGCCTCATCTTCCTTCCGAAATTTGATCTCGATGCGATCGCCAAACATATGCCCAAAGCAACAACCTTGATGGGTGTACCAACATTTTACGCGCGTTTTCTAGATGATCCGCGTTTTACCGCGGCATCAACCGCGCATATGCGGCTATTTATCTCTGGCTCGGCGCCGCTTTTAGCCGAAATCCATTCCCGCTTTGAAGCGCGCACCGGCCATCGCATTCTTGAACGATATGGTATGACCGAAACCAATATGAACACTTCGAATCCCTATGAAGGGGATCGGCGCGCGGGAACCGTGGGCTTGCCCTTGCCCGGGGTTGAGGTCAGGATTTGCGATGCTGATGGCCATGCGTTGCCGCAAGGCGAAATTGGCGAGGTTGAAGTGCGTGGCGCCAATGTTTTTCAAGGATATTGGCAAATGCCTGACAAAACCGCTGCAGAATTGCGTGAAACTGGGTTTTTTATCACGGGTGATCTGGGGCGAATTGACGAAGATGGGTACTTGCATATTGTGGGTCGCAACAAGGATCTGATTATTTCCGGAGGTTATAATATCTATCCTAAGGAAATTGAGCTGGTGCTCGATGATCAGATTGGCGTTTTGGAAAGCGCGGTAATCGGCGTGCCCGATCCAGATTTTGGCGAAACAGTCTTGGGTGTTATCGTTGCAGAATCAGGCCAATCACCTGATCTTGACGCGATGATGGACGCCATCCGCAGCGCGCTTGCCCGCTTTAAGCACCCGCGCAAATTGATCCTGCTTGATGAATTGCCGC
- a CDS encoding VOC family protein → MIGYVMIGTNDLDRGARFYDALLAPLGLVQVERVETYAAYAPKAAKDAIEFYVTRPFDQASATPGNGTMIALSAPTMQALEQFHRLGLQNGGSDEGAPGPREEGSRICYAYIRDFDGNKICAFYDGVKVQAADE, encoded by the coding sequence ATGATTGGCTATGTGATGATCGGCACAAATGATCTGGATCGAGGCGCAAGATTTTACGATGCTCTTCTGGCTCCGCTTGGATTGGTACAGGTTGAACGTGTAGAAACCTACGCGGCTTACGCCCCTAAAGCTGCAAAAGATGCAATTGAATTTTACGTCACTAGGCCCTTTGATCAAGCCTCGGCAACGCCCGGGAACGGAACGATGATCGCCCTGTCCGCTCCAACAATGCAAGCGCTTGAGCAGTTTCATAGGCTGGGTTTACAAAACGGCGGCAGCGATGAGGGCGCCCCTGGTCCGCGCGAAGAGGGAAGCAGGATCTGCTATGCTTATATTCGCGATTTTGACGGGAATAAGATTTGTGCCTTCTATGATGGGGTGAAAGTGCAGGCCGCTGATGAATGA
- a CDS encoding malonyl-CoA decarboxylase produces the protein MNLSDLLSTVFARRYRRRMPLQSDRRPLSALADDLVGTTGEISGLAIAEDILSRFEIMDDAQKLEFFHYLATAMNIDPASVRRTLESYEKTPSKASYRAFASAAEPARQEMVRRLNRVPGATGALVRMRADLLRIGRGVPDLEALDLDFRHLFSSWFNRGFLVLRPINWESPALILEKIIAYEAVHAIDSWDDLRRRLEPTDRRCFAFFHPSMPDEPLIFVEVALNKGIPGSVQRLLAQDRKALPEAEADTAVFYSISNCQPGLASISFGNSLIKQVVSDLAAELTGLTTFVTLSPIPSLTKWLAHENHAWDSEQPRQMKALAADYLLNAKAQDGLPADPVARFHLGNGAIIHAVHADADISENGRSQSGGAMVNYLYDLRDVSQNHEAFVSTKDVAATPGVQALAREAARARTDER, from the coding sequence ATGAACCTATCTGACCTTCTGTCAACGGTGTTTGCGCGGCGCTATCGCCGCAGGATGCCTTTACAAAGTGATCGTCGACCTCTGAGCGCATTGGCAGATGACTTGGTTGGAACCACAGGGGAAATCTCTGGCTTGGCCATCGCCGAGGATATTCTGTCGCGCTTCGAGATAATGGATGACGCGCAGAAATTAGAGTTTTTTCACTATCTTGCGACGGCGATGAACATTGATCCAGCGAGCGTTCGGCGCACCCTTGAATCTTATGAAAAAACACCGTCAAAAGCATCTTACCGCGCCTTTGCTTCAGCTGCAGAGCCGGCCCGACAGGAAATGGTGCGGCGTTTAAATCGTGTTCCAGGTGCCACGGGAGCTTTGGTTCGAATGCGCGCCGATCTTCTGCGGATCGGGCGGGGCGTGCCAGACCTTGAAGCTTTGGATCTGGATTTCCGGCATCTCTTTTCCAGTTGGTTCAATCGTGGTTTTCTGGTGTTGCGCCCGATTAACTGGGAAAGCCCGGCGCTTATTTTGGAGAAGATTATCGCCTATGAGGCCGTCCATGCGATCGATAGCTGGGATGATCTGCGCCGCAGATTAGAGCCAACGGATCGGCGTTGTTTTGCGTTCTTTCATCCCTCTATGCCAGACGAACCGTTAATCTTCGTGGAGGTTGCGTTGAACAAAGGTATTCCGGGATCGGTTCAAAGGCTGTTGGCGCAAGATCGCAAAGCGCTTCCCGAAGCAGAGGCCGATACGGCAGTTTTTTATTCGATTTCCAATTGTCAGCCTGGTTTGGCGAGTATTTCTTTTGGCAATTCATTAATTAAGCAAGTGGTGTCAGATCTTGCTGCCGAGCTGACGGGGCTCACAACATTCGTTACTTTGTCACCCATTCCCAGTCTGACCAAGTGGCTTGCGCATGAAAACCACGCATGGGACAGCGAACAACCAAGGCAGATGAAAGCATTGGCCGCCGATTACTTGCTTAATGCGAAAGCGCAGGATGGTCTGCCGGCTGATCCGGTCGCGCGTTTTCATCTTGGAAATGGCGCGATTATCCATGCGGTGCATGCGGATGCTGACATTTCAGAAAATGGAAGAAGTCAATCGGGTGGTGCCATGGTCAACTATCTTTACGATCTGCGTGATGTGTCTCAGAACCATGAGGCTTTTGTAAGCACTAAAGATGTGGCGGCAACCCCGGGTGTACAGGCCCTTGCTCGAGAAGCCGCGCGTGCGCGGACAGATGAAAGGTAA